From Halotia branconii CENA392, the proteins below share one genomic window:
- a CDS encoding SDR family oxidoreductase, with the protein MKSDRLEMQDPRQQYPVPPFPQQPQPVPGLAQKMQPQPDHGEQSYVGSGKLAGRKALITGADSGIGRAVAIAFAREGADVAIAYLKSESADAQEVIQLIEQSGRKAVALPGDITDEYFCQKLVKDAVESLNGLDILVNNAGAQTSYPSIGDITTEHFDRVMKTNLYALFWITKAAIPHLKPGASIINTTSIQAYQPSASLLDYAMTKAAIENFSKSLAKQMIEKGVRVNAVAPGPFWTPLQPSGGQTQDKIENFGSEVPLGRPGQPVEIAPVYVLLASQEGSYITGEVYGVTGGIGIA; encoded by the coding sequence ATGAAATCTGATCGATTAGAGATGCAAGACCCCCGGCAGCAATATCCCGTTCCACCCTTTCCCCAACAACCACAGCCCGTACCAGGACTTGCTCAAAAGATGCAGCCCCAACCAGATCACGGTGAGCAAAGCTACGTTGGATCTGGAAAGCTTGCAGGTCGCAAAGCATTGATCACGGGAGCCGATTCTGGTATCGGACGCGCTGTTGCAATCGCATTTGCGCGGGAAGGTGCTGATGTGGCAATCGCCTATCTTAAGAGCGAGTCGGCTGATGCCCAAGAGGTGATCCAATTGATTGAACAATCAGGGCGCAAAGCGGTTGCGCTTCCCGGTGACATCACCGACGAGTATTTTTGCCAGAAGTTGGTCAAAGATGCAGTGGAATCTTTAAACGGTTTAGATATTCTTGTAAACAATGCTGGCGCACAGACATCTTACCCCTCAATTGGTGACATTACAACTGAGCATTTTGATCGAGTGATGAAGACAAACCTCTACGCGCTATTTTGGATTACCAAAGCTGCCATTCCACATCTTAAGCCTGGAGCATCAATTATTAATACCACTTCTATTCAGGCATATCAGCCTTCAGCGAGTCTGCTTGATTATGCGATGACGAAAGCGGCTATTGAGAATTTCAGCAAATCTCTCGCTAAACAGATGATCGAGAAGGGAGTGCGCGTTAATGCAGTCGCACCCGGTCCGTTCTGGACACCGTTACAACCAAGTGGTGGTCAGACCCAGGACAAGATCGAGAATTTTGGTTCTGAAGTTCCGCTCGGAAGACCCGGTCAGCCTGTAGAAATTGCTCCTGTGTATGTGTTGCTTGCTTCCCAAGAAGGCAGCTACATCACTGGAGAAGTTTACGGTGTAACAGGCGGCATTGGGATTGCATAG